In Mercenaria mercenaria strain notata chromosome 15, MADL_Memer_1, whole genome shotgun sequence, a single genomic region encodes these proteins:
- the LOC128548777 gene encoding uncharacterized protein LOC128548777, whose amino-acid sequence MTSISPFVIDKTLESVAGAPKSVKKLLSEDLLVEVEKPAHAQNLLAMTLCFNHPCKCIAHSSLNSPIVVIHCPDLAGVSEMEIVQELTAQHITAARRIKRKLGKEIHTNAIIFTFGIPFLPSFINVGYLRTKITTYIPNPLQYYNCSKFEHNEKTCNANHICPKCSLEHDTCSPSLCCVNCSEPHSAKSRDCKAWEVEKEVLHVKFTQGRGFPEARQIANAKFISSSLTATYSSFTKSNTNKSIKCIDASTQTDSVSVPDVLEEKPKVAAKPAHAQTPLTQKAAAKPTLPPVVQNVPKYSSTPSSKQKVMSNSKLT is encoded by the coding sequence ATGACAAGTATTTCTCCTTTTGTGATTGACAAAACACTCGAGAGTGTCGCTGGTGCTCCAAAATCAGTCAAGAAACTGCTGTCAGAGGACTTGCTCGTGGAGGTCGAAAAACCAGCTCACGCACAAAATCTACTTGCCATGACATTATGTTTTAATCACCCGTGTAAGTGTATTGCACACAGTTCTCTGAATTCCCCAATAGTGGTCATTCATTGTCCCGATCTTGCTGGGGTATCGGAGATGGAAATTGTGCAAGAACTTACTGCGCAACACAtcactgctgctagacgcatCAAAAGAAAATTAGGCAAGGAAATCCACACAAACGctatcatttttacatttggcATTCCGTTTCTCCCTTCTTTCATAAACGTTGGCTATCTGCGAACAAAAATTACTACTTACATTCCAAATCCTCTTCAATATTATAATTGTTCTAAGTTTGAGCACAACGAAAAGACCTGTAATGCTAACcacatttgcccaaagtgctCTCTTGAGCATGACACCTGCAGTCCTTCTTTGTGTTGTGTGAATTGcagcgagccacattcagccaagtctcgagaCTGCAAGGCATGGGAGGTCGAAAAGGAGGTTTtacatgtcaaattcacacaaggCAGAGGATTTCCTGAAgctagacaaattgccaatgctaaatTCATATCTTCATCACTGACAGCGACCTATTCTTCATTTACAAAATCTAACACAAACAAATCAATAAAGtgtattgatgcgtctacgcaaactgattcTGTGTCTGTCCCAGACGTTTTAGAAGAAAAGCCAAAGGTTGCAGCAAAGCCTGCTCATGCTCAGACACCACTAACTCAAaaggcagctgctaaaccaacactgccaccGGTTGTACAAAATGTACCAAAATATTCAAGTACGCCGTCGTCAAAACAAAAAGTTATGTCAAATTCCAAATTAACGTGA